TGTGCCTGTATCAATGCAATGCGAATCATACTTAACAATTAGTGATACAAGAAATGTATCGGTATTTAAATAACTGTGATTTGTTGATTTGAGGTTTGAAGTTGTGCTATCTCCCAAATTCCAGGAATAGCTTGTAGAATCAGGATTATTTATTGTATCGGCAACAAAATAAAATAAATTTTCATTAAGGCATTGTGTTCTGTCATTTATTGTAAAATCAGTTGAAGGAAAATAAATATTTACATTTTTTGTTTTAATATTTTCACATCCGTAATCTGACAGAACTGATAATTTAACATTGAAATTTCCTTTTGATAAATAGCTGTGAGAAACCGTATCATTATAGGCAAAAGTAGAATCTCCGAAATCCCAGACCAAAGTATATGAACCTGCACTTATTGATGAACTATCAGTAAAAACAAAGTTATTGCCGCTTAAACATTGGACATTATCATTAATTGTAAAATTAGCTATTGGATAAGGACTAATTCTTATATCTCTGATAGTTGTATCGGATAAACCATTGTGATAAACAATAAGGGAAACATCATAAATTCCCGTATCGGTAAAAGTATGATAAGGAGCCCACGAAGTTGAAGTATCCCTTGAGCCTGATAAAGAATCATCAAAGCACCAGACTAAAGAATCTATATGCGAACTGTCTGAAAGGGAAAAGAACGTAGTATCTTCATAACAAGTACCATCTGCATTAAAAAACGGCATAAAAAAATAGCTTTGAATAAAAGATGGAAATCCGTATCTACAAGACGCTCCGCCTAATGATATTTTGTGAAATTTAAAATGACAGGCTGTATCTGCATTATTAGGGTCATTAATTACAGAGATATGATCTCTTCCGTGTTCCCCAACATAAATTTTACCATCAATAGCAACCTGTATATCACCGATATCTGGAGTAATAGTATTTCCATTAACAATCCCTTGTAAATATCCTATTACTTTTCCTGAATTGATAATTGCAGAATCTGAGCCTGCATTTAAATCGAATTGATATATTTCACTCGGCATTATACAACTTGAAATATATAATTTTGAGCCGTCAGGTGAAAATTCAACTGACCCAGCCAAAGAAATACTAGTAATTGACAGAGCATTTGATAAAACTCCTGTATTTGCATTGAAATCAAGTAAATCAATATAAGAAATAGTACTATTTGGATCATAAGTAATTGATGCAAGTTTTTTACTATCAGGTGATATTTTAAGATATCCATGACAAGTATTTGTAATTAATCCTGTATAACTATAAACAGGTGTATAACTTATTCCTGCAGAAGTCAATCTGAAAGACATATAGGCATTTGTTCCTAAATCATGTGTAATTATCCATAAAGAAGTATTATCAGAATGTTTAATAACAGTTATTGCATCTGTTGATTTTGGATATAATAAGTTGTTTTTTGAAATAACTTCTCCTAATCCATTTTGCAGTGTAATATCAATTATTGAAAATCTTATACCATAAGTTAAATCATGAACTGTGAATATATAATACAATGTATTGTTTCCGGGCATAGGAACTATTATTGATTGGGCACTTGTACGAGATAATAAACCTGTACCATTTGTCATAATAGAATGGTTTTTATTCCAGATA
This genomic interval from Bacteroidota bacterium contains the following:
- a CDS encoding PKD domain-containing protein — translated: MIKLKYLIKFLFLLILLHSTNKSNAQREAENWCFGFNAGLNFKNDTPSFFLSSIGSGYTCATISDVNGNLLMYSNMQSIWNKNHSIMTNGTGLLSRTSAQSIIVPMPGNNTLYYIFTVHDLTYGIRFSIIDITLQNGLGEVISKNNLLYPKSTDAITVIKHSDNTSLWIITHDLGTNAYMSFRLTSAGISYTPVYSYTGLITNTCHGYLKISPDSKKLASITYDPNSTISYIDLLDFNANTGVLSNALSITSISLAGSVEFSPDGSKLYISSCIMPSEIYQFDLNAGSDSAIINSGKVIGYLQGIVNGNTITPDIGDIQVAIDGKIYVGEHGRDHISVINDPNNADTACHFKFHKISLGGASCRYGFPSFIQSYFFMPFFNADGTCYEDTTFFSLSDSSHIDSLVWCFDDSLSGSRDTSTSWAPYHTFTDTGIYDVSLIVYHNGLSDTTIRDIRISPYPIANFTINDNVQCLSGNNFVFTDSSSISAGSYTLVWDFGDSTFAYNDTVSHSYLSKGNFNVKLSVLSDYGCENIKTKNVNIYFPSTDFTINDRTQCLNENLFYFVADTINNPDSTSYSWNLGDSTTSNLKSTNHSYLNTDTFLVSLIVKYDSHCIDTGTKNIYINPSPQANFSVNNPIQCFNENNFIFQNLTGFPNLLGLNYAWNFGDSTFSTDSNINHIYQKADTFEIELIATSNQGCTDTATKNVIVLESPKAKININDTAQCFNENSFTFFNPSDTLNPAGLKTWHFGDGNTSNSDTAQH